Genomic window (Deinococcus arcticus):
AATAAGTTCAACTTCACTCCATCCAATACGCAGCGGGTAGCTCAGCCGGTAGAGCAATTGACTGCCTGAAAGGGCAGTTTCCCTTCACGCCCATTTGCCCACCTCTGGGCCGACAGTGAAGGGTTACTTGTTCGTGACTACTCACCAGGGGGCCTGGACTTGGCTGAGCAGGTAGAGTAGAAGCATCTCCGAGGACGCCTGCCCAAATTGCAAAAAGTTGGAAGCTCAGCTGGCCAACGTGCTCGCTGAACTTCAAGACATCAAGGCGCGTCTCGGCCTGAACAGCACGACCTCGCACCAACCTCCGAGCCAGGACAAGCCTTGGACGCCGAAGAGTGAGCGCCAGAAGACCGGCCGGTCTTCTGGCGCTCAACCAGGTCACAAGGGGAAGACGCTGAAGATGGTCGAGCACCCTGACGAGGTCGTCACGCTTCCTGTCACTGGGCACTGTGGGTGTGGGCAGGCCTGGGACACCGTGACGGTCAGCGATGAACTGGCGCGGCAGGTTCTGGACTTGCCAGAGATCCGACTGCATGCCGTGGAGTATCGCGCCCAAGTCAAGATCTGCCCAACCTGTCACCGCCGAGAACAGGCCGCTTTTCCAGCGCACGTTCCTGGGCAGGTGCAGTACGGTCCCCAAATCCACGGCTTGGCAGTCTTTCTGAACACTGTGCACTTCGTTCCCTTGAAACGCACCGCGCACATTCTGCAGGCCATCTGCGGGGCAAGTCTCAGTGACGGGACGATTGCTCTCAGCCTGAATGTGGCCGCTGAGCGTCTGGCTGCTTTTGAGACGGAGCTCAAAACTGCACTCCTCAAGGAGCCTGTCCTGCACGCGGACGAGACCGGTAGCAAGGTGAATGGGACGTTGGCTTGGATGCATGTGGTGAGCTGCAGGCAACTCACGCTGTACGGGCATCATGAGCAACGAGGGTACGCCGCCCTGAAGGACATGGACGTCCTTCCCCGCTTTCAGGGCACCTTGATGCATGACGCCTGGAACAGCTACTTCCAACTTTCTGCACAGCACGCCTTGTGCAACGCCCATCTCCTGAGGGAATGGCGAAACCTCGACGAGGTGCATGGACAGACCTGGGCTGGAGAACTCCGCAGTGCCATGCAACTCGTCTACCACGAGAATAAGGCAGGCACCCTGACCGCGGAGGGAAGAGCGGCGTTCCTGGGAACATTCGACGCATTGGTACAAGCTGGGTTGGATGCCAACCCAGCAGCGGAACCCATTGCTGGGCAGCGAGGTCGGGCGAAGCAGACTCGGGGACGAAACTTGGCGCTGCGGTGCCAGCGGCACCGTGATAAGGTCCTGCGGTTCCTCCATGACAAACAAGTGCCGTTTGACAACAATCAGGCGGAGCGGGACATTCGGATGGCCTGCGTGAAGCGCAAAGTCTCTGGCGGTTTTCGTTCGGCGGAGGGTGGTATGAGTTTCTGCCGCATTCGAAGCTATACTTCGACGCTTCACAAGCAGGGGATGAACATATGGCAGGGCCTCGTCAGCATTTTCCGCAATGACGTCCTTATGCCTAACTTCTCTCATTGAGTGGGTACTTATGGCGAAAGTTGACCTTACTCTTCCTGAGCAGTAGGTTATTGGTGACGTCCTTCAGGCGTTTGCATCTGGCCACTTTGTATCCGCCGACCTGATGCCTACTTTATTAGGCTATAGCTTGCAAGAGATCCAAGCGCTCTCTTATATGTGGGGAACAGTCCACTGGTCAGAACTCCATGATGAGCAACTTTGGTTGGTGGGTGCAGTGTTTTCTACACTGTGTGCTTACCCTCATGATAATTGGGGCCTGTGGTATCGATATGTTCACGTCTCCCCACAGCGCGCTGAACGCATTTTCGATAAATGGATTTACTTAACGGAATCAGAAGCGGCATACTGAGAATGCTTTCGTAAATAGTTCGTACGAGATGCCCAATAATACTGATTAGTCGCCTCATATCTAACTTCTAGTGTTGAGTATTTGCCGTGCGATATACAGTTCCATGAACAAACACCTGTCAATTCAAGAATTAGTCACACATTTTATCCGAGAAAAGAGCCTCTTTTCTGCGGATATCGAGGGATGTAATAAAGATGAAATTAGAGATATTTGTGAATCTCAAGATTTTTTTGATTTGCCTGTTGATTACGTCTATTTTTTAACTATTTGCGGTAAGAGATTAGGGGATTATAACGATGAACTTGAACTAAATTATAATATTCTCGCAAATTACAAAACTTTCTTCCTCAGGATCGTGAGTGAGGATTGGCCGGATGCCGAGCTTCCGGAAAAGTTTTTTGTTTTCTCTGATCATCTTGGCTACGCTTTTTCCTGCTTTGTTGGTGCTGAATCAGGAGTTACGGTCAGAAGCTATGTGATCGGGGATTACGTTGTAGTTAATGAATTTGAAAGTTTTACTCATTGGCTTTCAATCTATATGGCGGGTTTAAGGTAACAGCCATGATCTTTCGTGCTGAGTGGTTACACTTGTTCATCAATGGGTCGCGGGTTCGACTCCCGCCCCGCTGCACCCCTTCTTTGCAACATCACCGTGGGGACGGTGGTGGAACTGGTAGACACGAATGTTGCTTCCCCCGGGAGGCTTTGCCTTTGCGCCCCCTTGCCTGCCCTGCGGGCCGACGGCGAAGGCTTATTGGGAACATTTGTCGCAAGACCTGCGGGCTGGGGTCCCGCCCGTCCCCCACCCCTTTTCACGGAACGGCAGCTCAGCGATCAGAGCACTTTGCCAGCGCCGCACCTTGCCCGTAGAGCCGATGGCACCTGGCTTATGGACCGCGAACCTTGGAGGTCGTGGGTTCGACTCCCACACGTTCCACCCCATATGAACTGGTAGCTCAGAGGGCAGAGCGGCTGGCTGAATCCCAGCAGACGCAGGTTCGAGTCCTGCCCCGTTCACCACCCAGGCGCGCGGCGCCGGGTCGCTGCTGGCGCATGTCCAGCACCATCTCCCCCGCCCCCACAGAGGAGGGCCGATTCCCATGAAGAACCTACTGAACGCGCTGACCCCTGCCCGCCGTCCCCAGACCGAACAACTCGACCCACGCCAGGTAAACAACAACGCCGGCGGGTTTGTCTACGGCCTGAGTGACGAGGCCCGGCTGACGCGCTTTCTGATTCTGGGAACAGAGGGCGGCACGTTCTACGCGGCCGAGCGCGCACACACCACGCAGGCCACCGAATTCGTGAAGACCTTCGTGCAACTGGACGCCGCCACCGCCCTGCGCGTGACGCTGGAGGTGGTGCGCGCGGGCCGGGCACCCAGGGCTGACCCCGCGCTCCTGGTGCTGGCCCTGGTGGCCAAGACCGCGCCGAACGCCGCCGACCGTCAGGCCGCCTGGGCCGCGCTGCCCGAGGTGGCGCGCACCGGCACCATGCTGCTGCACTTTCTGGCGTTTGCCGATGCCCTGGGCGGCTGGGGCCGTCTGACCCGCCGGGGCGTGGCCAACGTGTACGAGACCGCCGATGTGTCCAAGCTGGCCCTGTGGGCGGTGAAGTACAAGAGCCGTGACGGCTGGAGCCAGCGTGACGCCCTGCGCAAGAGCCACCCCAAGACGGTGGACACCGAGCGCAACGCCGTGCTGAAGTTCATGGTGAGCGGCGCGCTGCCCGAGTTGGGCGCCGATGTGGAGGCCCCGGCCCTGCGCGTGATTGAAGGGCACCTGCTGGCCGCCAGCGCGGGCACGGACCAGGACGCAGCCACGCTGATGCGGGGGTACGGTCTACCCATCGAGGCAGTGCCCACGCACCTGCGCGGCGCCGAGGTCTACCGCGCCGCCATGCACACCAACGGCCTGACGTGGCTGCTGCGCAACCTGGGGAATCTGGGCCGCGTGGGCGTGCTGACGGTGAACGACCGTGACACCGTACAGGCGGTGGTGGAGCGCCTGACCAACCCGGACGCCCTGCGGCGCGGGCACATTCACCCGCTGGATGTCCTGAAGGCCCGCCTGGTCTACGCCCAGGGGCGCGGAGTGAAGGGCAAGGGCGAGTGGCTGCCGGTGCCGGCAGTGGTGGACGCGCTGGAAGACGCCTTCCACCTCGCCTTCGGAAACGTGCAGGCGGCGGGTACGCGGCACCTGCTGGCGCTGGACGTCTCGGGCTCCATGACCTGTGGACAGGTGGCGGGCGTGCCCGGCCTCAGCCCCAACATGGCCGCCGCCGCCATGAGCCTGGTGGCCCTGCGCACCGAGGCCAGCGCGCTGACGATGGGCTTTGCCGGGCAGTTCCGGCCCCTGAACATCACAGCGCGTGACACCCTGGAAGCGGCCATGCGCAAGGCCCAGAGCGCCAGCTT
Coding sequences:
- the tnpC gene encoding IS66 family transposase, producing MSEDACPNCKKLEAQLANVLAELQDIKARLGLNSTTSHQPPSQDKPWTPKSERQKTGRSSGAQPGHKGKTLKMVEHPDEVVTLPVTGHCGCGQAWDTVTVSDELARQVLDLPEIRLHAVEYRAQVKICPTCHRREQAAFPAHVPGQVQYGPQIHGLAVFLNTVHFVPLKRTAHILQAICGASLSDGTIALSLNVAAERLAAFETELKTALLKEPVLHADETGSKVNGTLAWMHVVSCRQLTLYGHHEQRGYAALKDMDVLPRFQGTLMHDAWNSYFQLSAQHALCNAHLLREWRNLDEVHGQTWAGELRSAMQLVYHENKAGTLTAEGRAAFLGTFDALVQAGLDANPAAEPIAGQRGRAKQTRGRNLALRCQRHRDKVLRFLHDKQVPFDNNQAERDIRMACVKRKVSGGFRSAEGGMSFCRIRSYTSTLHKQGMNIWQGLVSIFRNDVLMPNFSH
- the rsr gene encoding RNA-binding protein Rsr, whose product is MKNLLNALTPARRPQTEQLDPRQVNNNAGGFVYGLSDEARLTRFLILGTEGGTFYAAERAHTTQATEFVKTFVQLDAATALRVTLEVVRAGRAPRADPALLVLALVAKTAPNAADRQAAWAALPEVARTGTMLLHFLAFADALGGWGRLTRRGVANVYETADVSKLALWAVKYKSRDGWSQRDALRKSHPKTVDTERNAVLKFMVSGALPELGADVEAPALRVIEGHLLAASAGTDQDAATLMRGYGLPIEAVPTHLRGAEVYRAAMHTNGLTWLLRNLGNLGRVGVLTVNDRDTVQAVVERLTNPDALRRGHIHPLDVLKARLVYAQGRGVKGKGEWLPVPAVVDALEDAFHLAFGNVQAAGTRHLLALDVSGSMTCGQVAGVPGLSPNMAAAAMSLVALRTEASALTMGFAGQFRPLNITARDTLEAAMRKAQSASFGATDCAQPMLWALKERVKVDTFVVYTDNETWAGQVHPTVALDRYRQKMGIGARLIVVGLTASGFTIADPGRADMLDVVGFDSAAPGVMADFARGTL